From the genome of Leptolyngbyaceae cyanobacterium:
GGTATAAGAGTGAAATGGCGGTTGAAAGTAAAACTTTCCACTACTCAATACTCCATTCCATGCTTCTATCAGAGGATTGATAAATTCCCCTCCTTTTGCTAAGTTAATTGCTGCGCCAATAAAGAAAAGATCATCTACGCTGGGTATAGGATATCCAAGCAAAAGTATGGCCGTCCAAAAAGCTACTATAGGTAGAGCTACTTTTAAAATAAAATTTTTTAAAGAGTAACTATTCTTCACAAGCATAATGTAAGTAACTAAAAAATAATACTAAGTTTGTCTTTAAATTGATGAATCCAGTTATAAATATCAGCCAGAGTTTTTTCTGCATTTACTTTTGGTTCCCACCCAGTATCTAGCATAATTTTTCGAGCGTCTGTAATAAAAATTGGAACATCGCCGGGGCGGTTTTCCAGTACTGAAGTAATAGGAATACTATGTCCAGTAATTTTTTGGCAAATTTGGGTTGTTTCATAGAGAGAAAGGGTATTTACTAGACCTCCCCCTACATTAAAAGTTTTTCCTTTCAGTTGCTCTAACTTATAAATCTGAATATCAATTAAATCTAATAAATCTGCTATATGTAGGAAGTCTCTGACCTGCTTACCATTACCTCCATAACCGATATATTTGAGTAGTTTCTGGAAATAGTGAGCACTCATCCATAAAGCAAAGACACCTTGATCGACCTTACCCATTTGCCAAGGGCCAGTCAGTACACCACAGCGATTAATCAAAGTTCTCATTCCATAGGTATCACCATATTCGGCGATGAGCAACTCTGATGCCAATTTAGTAGATCCATAGAGCGATCGCACTCCATCTAAGGGAAATTCCTCGGAAATACCCTGACTTGATACTCCTGGTAAGATTTGTTCATCTAAGAGTTGAAAGCGAGTTTCGGTTTCTGCAAACTTCAAAGCATTCAGATGCGCGATCGGATAAACTCGACTCGTAGACAAAAAGATAAAATCTGCTTGCGTCTGCCGTGCCAATTCCAAGCAGTTAATAGTTCCTACTAAATTCGTTTCTAGTACGTAACCAGGGGAAGCGTACCCAGCTAAGACCGATGGTTCCGCAGAACATTCTAAAATCAAATCTGGTTCCATTGCCACAGGATCTAGGTCTTCTCTATTTCTTACATCACCATGAATAAACTCAATCCCTGCCTGTTTTAGTCTTGGCAAATTTAACTCTGAACCCCGTCGTTTCAAATTATCTAAAGCAGTTATTTTCCAGTCAGGATAGCGCTGCGCTAACCCTAATCCCAAAGAGCTACCTACAAAACCTGCCCCTCCTGTAATTAAAACTTTTCTGCTCACCTGCTTTACCTCCAAATTGTTTATTTTTATCGTAACTAGAAAGGTTTTGATGCTTTTACAAACATCTGTCCGCCAAAAAAGAGCCAAAGCAATGGTAATTTTAAATACAATTTTAAAAGCTTTGGTGAAGTCGGTCTACCTTGAGTAGAAAAAGGTAAAAACTTGGGAATTAAAATGTTAATTTTAAAACCAATTGCTTCTAACACTTCCTTTAGAGAAAGATGAGTTACTGGTAATTGATGATCGATAAAATCGTAGTACTCTTTATAAGAATACTTATAATTTGGCTGAATTACCAATAAAGAGCCTCCTGGATTAAGATGATTGAAGCAAAATAATAACAAACTTACCAGTTCTTCTTTACTATTTAAATGCTCAAAAAAGTTTGAAACAAATATGATATCATATTCTGTTTTCATTACTTCTCTATCTTTGACGTTAAGAATGTCTACATTGAATATTTTGACATTATGCGCTGCGAAGAGTTTAGAGTCTGGATTTAGATCGATTAAATATTTTTCTTTTGCTTTGACTTGATTAATAAATTCACAATATCCTCCTCCGATATCTAAAACAACCGAATCAAGGCTTATATACTCTTGCAAGAAATTTTCAATTAATACTTTCCATAAGGAATATTTAACTTTTCGCTGCCTGTAGTCAAAACGATTTGAGTATAATTTTTTTAGGTATTCTTCTTGGTTCATATGTTCAGAATTAAAAATATCCCATTATTAAGCTTTAATGCGAATCGAGCTATGCTTAGTATGCTTACGTTTGTAATCTCCCCTAGAAAGCATTTTTTCTAGAAATACGTAGAGAACAATAAACAAGTATCGGCTACCCATTTCCTTTATTTTCAACTTAGAAACCCCTGTTTTACGGTTACGCCATATGATTGGTATAGTTGTATATGAATAACCTCTAATTATCGCTTTTAAAGGTAATTCAACTGTTAAATTGAAGTGGTGCGATAAAAGTGGAGAAACACCCTCTATTACTTCTTTTTTGTAAATTTTAAAAGCATTCGTTGTATCGTTAAATTTCAGCCCAAATAATATTTGTATGAATAGATTAGCTAAACGATTCACTATCAATTTATGAATAGGATAATCAATTACTTTTCCTCCTTTAATAAACCGAGAACCGAATACGCATTCATACCCTTGCTGCAATTGATAATAGTAATCAACTATATTTTCTGGAGCATCCGAACTATCAGCCATTACAATTGCAACTGCGTCTCCTTTAAAATTTTCTAAGCCGCACCGCACTGCAAAGCCAAAACCATTAGGGTAATAGTTATTGATATAGCGTACTTTGCTGTTTTGTGAATTGAGGTACTGCAATAATTCTTCTGTGCGATCTTTACTATTATCATTTACCACTAATATTTCGTATGGAATAAATTTCTCCTCTAATAAATTAGTAATAGATTCAATAGTATCTACAATAGATCCTTCTTCATTGTAAGCGGGAATTACCACTGACAAGACTTCTAATTTACCACCCTTTGTTGATGGAGAACTACCTATTTCTCTCTCATTGTTTCTTGGTAAACCAGCGTTATTTTCTAAGGCAATACCTAAGCCTTCCGGATAATACAATTCATTTTCTGGTTCCGCTTTATTTTGGTTTGGGTATTTAGACTGTTTAGATTGACTTTTAAATACCAGTTTGTCACTAATTAAATAATTGAGGGAGGCATTGATCAATATTCCTATTAAGGTATTTATTTTGTAATCTATACCCAGCCAATCTAGGAGAGGAAATACAATAAAACTGCGTGCTATGATAGCAGAGCCAGCAGACATATGGTAAAGAGGCAGCTGTCGCAACCATACTTCTCTAAACGTCCAATTTCCTCCTGGCCAAACCCAAATTCGATATAAGAAAAAACTAAATACCAATGATATCTCTATCGCAATTACATTCGCAACATTCCGTAAAACAGGAGTATTAAAATTTAGCATCTCGATCAACGCATAGATCAGCAATAAATTGAATACTGCTGCTACACCACCTGCAATAATAAACTTGAAGATCCGATTCTGAAATAGCTTTGATAACATCGCTGTCAATTCCTCCGATATAAATATCTAAAAGCAGATGACCGCAAATTTACTAAACCCAACGGCTGATATTCTGGTTAAATATCTCTTTCAAAATGTCTGTTATTTTATAGGTTAGATTCCATTCTGGGTAGTGATCTTTAAACTTGTCAATATTGCTTATCCACCAGATATGATCTCCGATTCGATTTGATTCTTCATATACCCAATTCAGCTTTTTATCAGTTATTGATTCACACTCTTTAATTGCTTCTAACATAGAGCAGTTACTGAACCTGCCACCCCCAATATTATATACCTCTGCTATGCGAGGATTTTGATAAAAATGATAGAAAGCGTTAACTAGATCGTAGCTGTGAATATTATCGCGAACCTGTTTTCCTTTATAACCATAAACTTTATAAGGTTTTCCAGTCATCGTGCATTTCATCAAATAAGAAAGAAACCCATGTAGTTCAGCCCCAGAGTGACTTGGCCCGGTTAGACAACCACCTCGGAAACTAGCAGTTTTCATACTAAAATACCGACCGTATTCTTGAACCAACACATCAGCCGCAACTTTAGAAGCTCCAAACAAAGAGTGTTTGGATTGGTCGATACTCATACTTTCATCAATACCCTTGTTATAAGGGTGGTATTCTTCAATTTCCCAGCGCAACTCTTTTTCAACCAATGGTAAATAATTTGGCGAATCACCGTATACTTTGTTAGTTGAACAGAAAATAAATACTGCATCCGGGCAAATTTGACGCGTGCTTTCTAGTAACACGAGAGTGCCATTAGCATTGACTGTAAAATCGGTATAGGGATCGCGGGCTGCCCAGTCGTGAGAAGGTTGGGCAGCCGTGTGAATTATTAGGCTAATATCTTTGCCATAGCTTTTAAAAACGTTTTCTATCGCTTCTCGATCGCGAATGTCTATTGAATGATGGATATACTTTTCTCGATAATCTTGCAATAGGCGATCGCGGTTCCATTCTGTTGAAGCACTTTTGCCAAAGAAACTTTCCCGCATATTGTTGTCTATACCAACAACTGTCAAACCCTTATCGCCAAAGAAGCGTACCGATTCTGAACCGATCAGTCCAGCCGAACCAGTGACAATAACAATGCTCATAGTCTAATTTCCACCTCTTTCAATGTTTAATAACTTACAAATTATTGGCATTACTTCATCGGGCTGATAAATTTCTTGTCTTTCCCCCTCTTTCCCAAATATGTGGCACGTTCTTTCATAACCCCACTGTGCTGTGTGTTGTTTAGTTGAATTAAAACATTCTCCTAGCAAAACAACTGTGGGTATAGAGAAGGCAGCAGCAGCGTGCATCAACATACTGGAGTTACAAACCACACCGTCAGCTGCGGCTACTAGAGCAAAGGTCTCTCGTAGTGTCAGATCTCCAGCTAAATTTCGTACACAATATGAAGTTGCTGCCAACTGTTGGCCCACCTCACGATCTTGCTTTCCTCCGACGATAATAACTTCCAGAGTGCCAATTTCTCTCAGCATTTTCACTAAATCTATGTAATTTTCCGAAGGCCAGCACTTCTGGGCAAAACCTCCTCCTGGACCGATAACGATGCGCTTCGAGTACGAATTCGATCCCTTCCAGCGGGGAGACCACCGACCTTCACCTGCTTCTAGCTCACTTTGACTTAAGTAAATCTGTGGTCTGCATTCTGGCAATTCAGTCGCCCCTAACAGTTCTGCAAAACTCAAAGCGGCACAACCAACCTGTTTCCATTCATCAAACTCAACATATTTTTCCGTTGCCGAATGCCCCCCTGCATATCCTCGAACTCCTAAGCGGTATGGGATGTTCGCACGGATCATCAACAGCGAGCCAAAATAGCTTCCCAAAACATCAATACCCACATCAAAATGACGCTTGGCCAATTCTTGGCTTTCTGATGAAAAAATTATATAGTTGATTGCATTCCATATGCTTTGATTTGAAATAACTTTATTGTTCCAGGGAGCGTTGACTGGTATGACTTCTGAAATATAAGGATTTAGCTTAAGAACTTCTATGTTCCATTCACCTACACCAGCCACGATATAAGCATCGGGAAATCGCCTTCTTAATGCTTCAAAAAGTGGAGTTATTACTAACAAATCGCCAATATCATTATTCCGCAAAACAAATATTGAGTTTATTTGCTCTAAAGAACCTGAAAAAATGTTATGAATAGTAAGTACTCGACTTACTATCGACATTATCCAATCCATTATATTTCGTTTCCATGACATTTATTTATTTCTCTTTTACTCAGGAACATGAACATAAATTAACTTTTTCTAAATAATAAATAATTCTTTTTTTAACTTTTTTCTAACTTCAGTTCTTGAATAAATTTATATTTTCTTTTGGCTAAATAAGCGTTTTTAATTACTCTGAAAGCACCAACGATATCGATAACTGTTTTGACTTTATAACATAGAAATGACCCCTTTACTAATACACGTTTTAGTAAATATAGGGAAGCCCACAAAAGTTTTTCTAAAGAAGCTTCTATCCATAGAGAATTGACAAATTGTGTGTAAGTAGTTGCTTCTAGAACCATTTTTAGTAAATCTTTATCATAGAATCTTACTTCACTTTCGTCATGATGCCAAACGAACGTGGAATCGGAAAAGGAAATTCTCCATCCTTGTTTGACCAAGAGTTTTCCCCAAAGATACCACATAGGGCCGAAGGGATAAGTTTCATCATAGCGCAAGCCTCGATCGAATATTTGACGAGGATATACAGATGAACCATCTGCGATCGCAGCACAGTTTAAAGGGTCTTTGGGCAAACACCCACCCCCACTTCGGTGCAACTCACCCGGACAAAGCAGTGGACCCTTAGCAGGCTGACCTGGATTACGTTCCGTAAAAATCCACACTCGTTTTGGATCGTTAGCCACAACTTCTAAAATCTTTTCCACATAATCTTCAGGATGAGTGTGATCGTCATCTGCTGAGAGAATATGAGTACCTTGACAAGTTAAACTAGCGTGATTGCGATTTGCATATAGTCCTCGTCGTGGCCCAACCGTATAAACACAGTTAAACTGTTTAGCTAACTCTTGAATTCTTGGTGCGTGTATTTCATCCGAATCATCGGAAATTACTATTTCAAAAGGGTATACCGTTTGATTTCGCCAGCTTTTTAAACAACGTTGTAAGCTTTCTGGTCGATTGCGAGTTACCAAGGCTACACTTAAAAGAATTTCCGTCGAATATAGGCTCATAATTTTAAAGCATTCACACTTCCTTCTGTAAATTATTTATTATTAGATACTTCACTAAAAATTTGAGTAATTTTTCTGCAATTAAAAATTGCGTCAAATCTTTCTTTGGCTAATTCTTTTCCTTTCATTCCCATCGATAGCCTTAAATTAGGATCGTTTATTAGGTTGAAAATAGCTTTTTTTAAAGCTTCCCGATCGCCTGGTTCGATTGCAAAGCCGTTTAAGCCATCTTTAACTAATTCTGGCACGGCCATAACTTTAGTCCCTATACAAGGTAATCCGGCTGCCATTGCTTCAATAAATACCATACCATAAACATCCTCATGTGTAGGCATTATAAATATATCTGCTGCTTTATAAAGTTGGAGCATTTCAAGCGAGAGTGGAAAAACGCCTTTGTGAATCCGAAGATTAGACATACTAGGCAAGTTTAGAGAAGCATTACTAACAATATCTAGTTCGCAGACATGAGTAAAATATTTCTGAAACACTGCTATTAAGTCTTCTCCACCCTTTCTCTGAAAATCATTACCTACAAATAGTAACTTAATCTTTTTGGGATTAAAATCTTTTTTTTTATTATCTTCATTAAATAAGTTTAAAGGCACACCATAATGAATATTAGTAACTTTATTGGGTGAAATTCTATAGTCATTTATTACCGAAGATAGAGACCTTTCAGAACAAGCGATAATATGGGATGCTTTTTGAAAGCATTTTTTTTCCATATTTATAATTGGTTTATAAGTAATGTTCGCTGGAAATCCCCGTTCTTTTGCTAATAAAGCAGAAGTATAGTCAATAGAAATCACGGTGGGATAATTTTTAAATATCGATCCGACTAAGTAAGCAATTGATTGAGTATGAATGTGAATAACATCTGGCTGATAATTTTTCAAAGCTTTCTCTAGACAGCGACGACCGAAGAAGGAATCAGCTAACTCAGTACGCCATCTGGAAAAATCATAATCTTTTTTACCTAAACCGGGTAAGCGTTTACTCAACAGCCAGTATACTAAGCGTCCCAAAAAATCTTCTTTAAAATAATCAGTTAAATGTAATGAATTAAATTCAACTTCTGGAATATGTTCTCTAAATGTTCTTTCTAATATATTTTGATAAGTAGCGTGTCCTAGAATATAATGATTCAGGCTCAACACTTTTATATTTTTTTTATTCGTTAATTCAGACATTTTTGTAACAAATATGATTAATTTCTGCTGCTATATCCGGGGCAATATTAGTAAAAACAACGTAATATTTTGCATCTTCATTTTTAATTTTTCTTAAGACTTTGCCATAAATACTTCCACTGGTGGCTGTTTTTTCTGTCCCAATCAATAAATTTATCTTAATATTATCCTCTCGTGGCTTTAGAATATTATCCGATCGTAACTCTGCCCCTTTCATTGATAGCTTGACTATGCTACCTTGGCAAGTATTTGCATCAAGATGCTTACCTTGAAAAACACAATATTCTATAGGTAATTCTTCTTTTAATTCAATAAGTAAATTTTCTTGCTTGGGTAATCTGAGATTGTATTTGCCACCGATTCCCCCTAATTCATAGATGGAAATAGGTTCGTTAAATCCTTTGGGCTGTGCTGGGAAATCACCATCTATTTGGAGGATATCACCTACATCTTTGAGGGTTCCTTCAGAAATCAAAATTTCCCCACCTAGAGTATAAGACTCTATCCGGGCTGTCAAGTTAACGTGGCTACCAACAACGCCATATTTAGCACGTTTGGTCGAGCCAATATTTCCAACTACTACTTCTCCTGTATTGATCCCGATTCCCATTTCTATTCTCGGTAAACCCAGTCTCTCATTTTTTTGATTGACGCTATCCATAGCTAGCTGCATAGCTAAAGCGCAAGCAACTGCTCTTTCAGCATCATCTTCTCTTTGAGTTGGAGCGCCAAATAACACTAAAATTGCATCACCAATGAATTCATCGATGGTTCCTTGGTATTTCACGATTTCATCAGCCATTGCTTCCAAATAGATATTTAACATGGAAACAACTGTTTCTGGTGGTAAGCGTTCCGATACGGCGGAAAAACCTCTTAAGTCTGACATTAAAATAGTGACTTTTCGCCTTTCACCGCCTAACTTTAACCCTTCTGGGGATTCAAGTAAACTAGCTACTACTTCATCAGTGAGATAGCGACTGAAGGTTTGACGGATATCACCAGCTGTACGGGCAATATAACTGGTAATCGCGATCGCAGATCCGGCTAAAGCTAAGACTGGTGGAACTACGGGTATCCACCAACCTTTTAAAAAAGCCATATGGCCTGCTATTAAGATACTTCCTGCGATCGAAAAGATAATAGCGAAGATTCGCAGGGAAAATTTAGCCATCCCTCCTTTGTAGCGCCACTGCCAAGTGACGATCGCACCAATTGTGGAGGCCGCAAAAATCCACAGCCATTCTAACCACTCAGGCCAAGTTCGGATCAAAGGGCGACCGTCTAATACTGCACTCAAGATCGCGCTGGTTAAGTTAGCATGAACCTCTACGCCGGAAGTTCGCTTGGGAATGCCAATGATACTGCTACTGTAAGGCGTGTATAAAAGATCGTTTAGGCTATCAGCAACCGAACCGATCAACACGA
Proteins encoded in this window:
- a CDS encoding NAD-dependent epimerase/dehydratase family protein, whose protein sequence is MSRKVLITGGAGFVGSSLGLGLAQRYPDWKITALDNLKRRGSELNLPRLKQAGIEFIHGDVRNREDLDPVAMEPDLILECSAEPSVLAGYASPGYVLETNLVGTINCLELARQTQADFIFLSTSRVYPIAHLNALKFAETETRFQLLDEQILPGVSSQGISEEFPLDGVRSLYGSTKLASELLIAEYGDTYGMRTLINRCGVLTGPWQMGKVDQGVFALWMSAHYFQKLLKYIGYGGNGKQVRDFLHIADLLDLIDIQIYKLEQLKGKTFNVGGGLVNTLSLYETTQICQKITGHSIPITSVLENRPGDVPIFITDARKIMLDTGWEPKVNAEKTLADIYNWIHQFKDKLSIIF
- a CDS encoding methyltransferase domain-containing protein, whose protein sequence is MNQEEYLKKLYSNRFDYRQRKVKYSLWKVLIENFLQEYISLDSVVLDIGGGYCEFINQVKAKEKYLIDLNPDSKLFAAHNVKIFNVDILNVKDREVMKTEYDIIFVSNFFEHLNSKEELVSLLLFCFNHLNPGGSLLVIQPNYKYSYKEYYDFIDHQLPVTHLSLKEVLEAIGFKINILIPKFLPFSTQGRPTSPKLLKLYLKLPLLWLFFGGQMFVKASKPF
- a CDS encoding glycosyltransferase, with protein sequence MLSKLFQNRIFKFIIAGGVAAVFNLLLIYALIEMLNFNTPVLRNVANVIAIEISLVFSFFLYRIWVWPGGNWTFREVWLRQLPLYHMSAGSAIIARSFIVFPLLDWLGIDYKINTLIGILINASLNYLISDKLVFKSQSKQSKYPNQNKAEPENELYYPEGLGIALENNAGLPRNNEREIGSSPSTKGGKLEVLSVVIPAYNEEGSIVDTIESITNLLEEKFIPYEILVVNDNSKDRTEELLQYLNSQNSKVRYINNYYPNGFGFAVRCGLENFKGDAVAIVMADSSDAPENIVDYYYQLQQGYECVFGSRFIKGGKVIDYPIHKLIVNRLANLFIQILFGLKFNDTTNAFKIYKKEVIEGVSPLLSHHFNLTVELPLKAIIRGYSYTTIPIIWRNRKTGVSKLKIKEMGSRYLFIVLYVFLEKMLSRGDYKRKHTKHSSIRIKA
- a CDS encoding NAD-dependent epimerase/dehydratase family protein → MSIVIVTGSAGLIGSESVRFFGDKGLTVVGIDNNMRESFFGKSASTEWNRDRLLQDYREKYIHHSIDIRDREAIENVFKSYGKDISLIIHTAAQPSHDWAARDPYTDFTVNANGTLVLLESTRQICPDAVFIFCSTNKVYGDSPNYLPLVEKELRWEIEEYHPYNKGIDESMSIDQSKHSLFGASKVAADVLVQEYGRYFSMKTASFRGGCLTGPSHSGAELHGFLSYLMKCTMTGKPYKVYGYKGKQVRDNIHSYDLVNAFYHFYQNPRIAEVYNIGGGRFSNCSMLEAIKECESITDKKLNWVYEESNRIGDHIWWISNIDKFKDHYPEWNLTYKITDILKEIFNQNISRWV
- a CDS encoding glycosyltransferase family 9 protein — its product is MSWKRNIMDWIMSIVSRVLTIHNIFSGSLEQINSIFVLRNNDIGDLLVITPLFEALRRRFPDAYIVAGVGEWNIEVLKLNPYISEVIPVNAPWNNKVISNQSIWNAINYIIFSSESQELAKRHFDVGIDVLGSYFGSLLMIRANIPYRLGVRGYAGGHSATEKYVEFDEWKQVGCAALSFAELLGATELPECRPQIYLSQSELEAGEGRWSPRWKGSNSYSKRIVIGPGGGFAQKCWPSENYIDLVKMLREIGTLEVIIVGGKQDREVGQQLAATSYCVRNLAGDLTLRETFALVAAADGVVCNSSMLMHAAAAFSIPTVVLLGECFNSTKQHTAQWGYERTCHIFGKEGERQEIYQPDEVMPIICKLLNIERGGN
- a CDS encoding glycosyltransferase family 2 protein, translated to MSLYSTEILLSVALVTRNRPESLQRCLKSWRNQTVYPFEIVISDDSDEIHAPRIQELAKQFNCVYTVGPRRGLYANRNHASLTCQGTHILSADDDHTHPEDYVEKILEVVANDPKRVWIFTERNPGQPAKGPLLCPGELHRSGGGCLPKDPLNCAAIADGSSVYPRQIFDRGLRYDETYPFGPMWYLWGKLLVKQGWRISFSDSTFVWHHDESEVRFYDKDLLKMVLEATTYTQFVNSLWIEASLEKLLWASLYLLKRVLVKGSFLCYKVKTVIDIVGAFRVIKNAYLAKRKYKFIQELKLEKS
- a CDS encoding glycosyltransferase codes for the protein MSELTNKKNIKVLSLNHYILGHATYQNILERTFREHIPEVEFNSLHLTDYFKEDFLGRLVYWLLSKRLPGLGKKDYDFSRWRTELADSFFGRRCLEKALKNYQPDVIHIHTQSIAYLVGSIFKNYPTVISIDYTSALLAKERGFPANITYKPIINMEKKCFQKASHIIACSERSLSSVINDYRISPNKVTNIHYGVPLNLFNEDNKKKDFNPKKIKLLFVGNDFQRKGGEDLIAVFQKYFTHVCELDIVSNASLNLPSMSNLRIHKGVFPLSLEMLQLYKAADIFIMPTHEDVYGMVFIEAMAAGLPCIGTKVMAVPELVKDGLNGFAIEPGDREALKKAIFNLINDPNLRLSMGMKGKELAKERFDAIFNCRKITQIFSEVSNNK
- a CDS encoding adenylate/guanylate cyclase domain-containing protein, with amino-acid sequence MWSKLKRQIWEWRGVLITAPSVAGIVIALRFAGILQSLEWSAYDQLFRFRPQEPADSRIVIVGISEADLQALKQWPIQDAVLAKLLNKIKQQKPRAIGLDIYRDLPVEPGYQELLQVYRSTPNLVGIKKVVGGASGPAVKPPPELQAKGLVSANDLPLDTDSKIRRHFLYVFTVESLGLKLAFMYLEKEGIFPQPAKKNPDNLQLGEVEFVPFGSNDGGYVRTDARGYQILLNFRGPAASFQNVSVMDVLENRIPSDLMRDRIVLIGSVADSLNDLLYTPYSSSIIGIPKRTSGVEVHANLTSAILSAVLDGRPLIRTWPEWLEWLWIFAASTIGAIVTWQWRYKGGMAKFSLRIFAIIFSIAGSILIAGHMAFLKGWWIPVVPPVLALAGSAIAITSYIARTAGDIRQTFSRYLTDEVVASLLESPEGLKLGGERRKVTILMSDLRGFSAVSERLPPETVVSMLNIYLEAMADEIVKYQGTIDEFIGDAILVLFGAPTQREDDAERAVACALAMQLAMDSVNQKNERLGLPRIEMGIGINTGEVVVGNIGSTKRAKYGVVGSHVNLTARIESYTLGGEILISEGTLKDVGDILQIDGDFPAQPKGFNEPISIYELGGIGGKYNLRLPKQENLLIELKEELPIEYCVFQGKHLDANTCQGSIVKLSMKGAELRSDNILKPREDNIKINLLIGTEKTATSGSIYGKVLRKIKNEDAKYYVVFTNIAPDIAAEINHICYKNV